A genome region from Macaca fascicularis isolate 582-1 chromosome 3, T2T-MFA8v1.1 includes the following:
- the C3H7orf57 gene encoding uncharacterized protein C7orf57 homolog isoform X3 — MRNTSKELQGATHRYAPCDWYYHLPVKRSEKAVDAPPASQIPGLSSLGDSHGRDLPGTRRYWIKETDSEYVKLAKQGGRPDLLKHFAPGTRKGSPVAYSLPDWYIHHSKPPTANQQEVRAVSMPDYMVHEEFNPDQANGSYASRRGPFDFDMKTVWQREAEELEKEKKKLRLPAIDSKYLSKADTQLGPKDPTGSRLSFPPINGYKDEWLQQQRADSGKRTPKISRASVSSQSPRDPEGPQDAARLQDAEAPEGPEDAPESSHSPEESVSASTPAELK; from the exons ATGAGGAACACGAGCAAGGAACTTCAGGGCGCCACGCACCGCTACGCTCCCTGCG ATTGGTATTACCATCTTCCAGTGAAGCGCTCTGAGAAGGCCGTGGATGCCCCACCGGCGTCCCAGATCCCAggtctcagcagtttgggagactcaCACGGCAGGGACCTGCCTGGGACTCGGAGATACTGGATAAAAGAAACAGATTCGGAATACGTGAAGCTCGCGAAACAAGGCGGCAGGCCTG ATTTGTTGAAGCACTTTGCCCCTGGGACCAGGAAAGGCTCCCCGGTGGCCTACTCCCTGCCAGACTGGTACATCCACCACAGCAAGCCACCAACAGCCAACCAGCAAGA AGTGCGGGCTGTCTCCATGCCGGATTACATGGTTCATGAAGAATTTAACCCCGATCAGGCCAACGGTAGCTATGCATCCAGAAGAGGGCCCTTCGACTTCGAcatgaaaacagtttggcaaaGAGAGGCTGAGGAacttgaaaaggagaaaaaaaag CTGAGGCTACCGGCCATTGACTCAAAGTACCTAAGCAAAGCAGACACCCAACTTGGCCCTAAGGACCCTACAGGAAGTAGACTCTCCTTCCCCCCCAT CAATGGTTATAAGGATGAGTGGTTGCAGCAGCAGCGAGCTGACTCAGGCAAGAGGACCCCGAAGATCTCCAGGGCGTCAGTGTCATCTCAGTCCCCACGAGACCCGGAAGGTCCCCAGGATGCAGCGAGGCTCCAGGACGCAGAGGCTCCTGAAGGTCCTGAGGATGCCCCAG AGTCTTCTCACA GCCCAGAAGAATCTGTATCTGCATCAACACCAGCAGAGCTCAAATAA
- the C3H7orf57 gene encoding uncharacterized protein C7orf57 homolog isoform X1: MRNTSKELQGATHRYAPCDWYYHLPVKRSEKAVDAPPASQIPGLSSLGDSHGRDLPGTRRYWIKETDSEYVKLAKQGGRPDLLKHFAPGTRKGSPVAYSLPDWYIHHSKPPTANQQEVRAVSMPDYMVHEEFNPDQANGSYASRRGPFDFDMKTVWQREAEELEKEKKKLRLPAIDSKYLSKADTQLGPKDPTGSRLSFPPMPGQKNSSPTNFSKLISNGYKDEWLQQQRADSGKRTPKISRASVSSQSPRDPEGPQDAARLQDAEAPEGPEDAPESSHSPEESVSASTPAELK; this comes from the exons ATGAGGAACACGAGCAAGGAACTTCAGGGCGCCACGCACCGCTACGCTCCCTGCG ATTGGTATTACCATCTTCCAGTGAAGCGCTCTGAGAAGGCCGTGGATGCCCCACCGGCGTCCCAGATCCCAggtctcagcagtttgggagactcaCACGGCAGGGACCTGCCTGGGACTCGGAGATACTGGATAAAAGAAACAGATTCGGAATACGTGAAGCTCGCGAAACAAGGCGGCAGGCCTG ATTTGTTGAAGCACTTTGCCCCTGGGACCAGGAAAGGCTCCCCGGTGGCCTACTCCCTGCCAGACTGGTACATCCACCACAGCAAGCCACCAACAGCCAACCAGCAAGA AGTGCGGGCTGTCTCCATGCCGGATTACATGGTTCATGAAGAATTTAACCCCGATCAGGCCAACGGTAGCTATGCATCCAGAAGAGGGCCCTTCGACTTCGAcatgaaaacagtttggcaaaGAGAGGCTGAGGAacttgaaaaggagaaaaaaaag CTGAGGCTACCGGCCATTGACTCAAAGTACCTAAGCAAAGCAGACACCCAACTTGGCCCTAAGGACCCTACAGGAAGTAGACTCTCCTTCCCCCCCAT GCCTGGTCAAAAAAACAGTTCACCTACCAATTTTTCCAAACTCATTAGCAATGGTTATAAGGATGAGTGGTTGCAGCAGCAGCGAGCTGACTCAGGCAAGAGGACCCCGAAGATCTCCAGGGCGTCAGTGTCATCTCAGTCCCCACGAGACCCGGAAGGTCCCCAGGATGCAGCGAGGCTCCAGGACGCAGAGGCTCCTGAAGGTCCTGAGGATGCCCCAG AGTCTTCTCACA GCCCAGAAGAATCTGTATCTGCATCAACACCAGCAGAGCTCAAATAA
- the C3H7orf57 gene encoding uncharacterized protein C7orf57 homolog isoform X2 translates to MRNTSKELQGATHRYAPCDWYYHLPVKRSEKAVDAPPASQIPGLSSLGDSHGRDLPGTRRYWIKETDSEYVKLAKQGGRPDLLKHFAPGTRKGSPVAYSLPDWYIHHSKPPTANQQEVRAVSMPDYMVHEEFNPDQANGSYASRRGPFDFDMKTVWQREAEELEKEKKKLRLPAIDSKYLSKADTQLGPKDPTGSRLSFPPMPGQKNSSPTNFSKLISNGYKDEWLQQQRADSGKRTPKISRASVSSQSPRDPEGPQDAARLQDAEAPEGPEDAPESSHSEYL, encoded by the exons ATGAGGAACACGAGCAAGGAACTTCAGGGCGCCACGCACCGCTACGCTCCCTGCG ATTGGTATTACCATCTTCCAGTGAAGCGCTCTGAGAAGGCCGTGGATGCCCCACCGGCGTCCCAGATCCCAggtctcagcagtttgggagactcaCACGGCAGGGACCTGCCTGGGACTCGGAGATACTGGATAAAAGAAACAGATTCGGAATACGTGAAGCTCGCGAAACAAGGCGGCAGGCCTG ATTTGTTGAAGCACTTTGCCCCTGGGACCAGGAAAGGCTCCCCGGTGGCCTACTCCCTGCCAGACTGGTACATCCACCACAGCAAGCCACCAACAGCCAACCAGCAAGA AGTGCGGGCTGTCTCCATGCCGGATTACATGGTTCATGAAGAATTTAACCCCGATCAGGCCAACGGTAGCTATGCATCCAGAAGAGGGCCCTTCGACTTCGAcatgaaaacagtttggcaaaGAGAGGCTGAGGAacttgaaaaggagaaaaaaaag CTGAGGCTACCGGCCATTGACTCAAAGTACCTAAGCAAAGCAGACACCCAACTTGGCCCTAAGGACCCTACAGGAAGTAGACTCTCCTTCCCCCCCAT GCCTGGTCAAAAAAACAGTTCACCTACCAATTTTTCCAAACTCATTAGCAATGGTTATAAGGATGAGTGGTTGCAGCAGCAGCGAGCTGACTCAGGCAAGAGGACCCCGAAGATCTCCAGGGCGTCAGTGTCATCTCAGTCCCCACGAGACCCGGAAGGTCCCCAGGATGCAGCGAGGCTCCAGGACGCAGAGGCTCCTGAAGGTCCTGAGGATGCCCCAG AGTCTTCTCACAGTGAGTATTTATAA